The region tacatgcGTCTAATTTTATTTACTGAATTGCGCAGTTGGTATAAAAACGGTAGTTAATatactaattttaatattataatatagaaAATAGTAAACTATTTAccattttcatttataaaaaacaattttcacAAATCCAATTATAATATTCAATACATGCATTAACACTTAAAATGTGCATGGTGTTTTAGACCgttataattgttttaaatattttcaatgttGTATGTTGATGTGTTAGGGCACTTTCTCCTCTAcaaaactaatattttaatttgcttgtctcctctATAAGTCTCCAACCCtaatttatttctctctttttctttcaaaccaaatttctctatttttatttttatttaattttttcataatttgagCGAGAGGTTCAGAAATAAACACGTCTTGTAAATTTTGATCaagctattaaaaaaattaaattatgtatataacaTTGAAATGATTGAAAACAATTAAAGGGGTACTGTTATAacttaaaacatattttataacattaaaattgttaaaaaacaattagaatGTGAGTgtgaattaaaaacaataaataattagtgGTTTATTGTTTTCAGTGATTTGCCTTTTTCTatattatgatattaaaaacaatttattatttaccgTTGTTATACCACTGGTGTAAGTCCATACACCACAAAActttgtatatacatatatatatattttatgaaagcGCCCAATCAAAAGTGAATCAAAGTGAAGGACTCTACTTCAAATATTAAACAgcgtagattttttttttttcttttttagcttTCTCAACATTAACAATAGAAAAACTATACCCAACATAACTCTGTCTAAAATGCTTAACTAATTAACTTAGTTATATACAACTTAAGATCAATGATCTTCACAACAATTACAGTTAGTGACAGATCGAGAGCAAAGATGGAGGAGCATTCTACTACCATCAGGCGCAGTTTGGAGTTTCTGAGCTCGACGGGGGAGGAGCAGGTTGTAGCATCCATTCCGGATGCAGGACTATCTTCGCATACTGAATAGTCGGCTGAGTTCATAGGGGAAGGTTGAGGCGGTTGTTTGCCtcgttttgtgttttttgttggtttgtatCTGTTTTGTTCCACTTCTTGTGATTGGAATTTgtatgttgtttttattttaattgaagtggttcatccaccttttcaaaaaattattattaccatGCCACCACTCTACTGATGTCACCACTAGTGGGTCTGAAATAGTTTCagcataaatataaattaatgtatatattttttattattatctacttattttgtattctttattaatttttgtactttgttttactattattgaaaattttaaaataaacctgtttaataacataaataaaattaatttaaaaaaaccaaaacaacaaattaattaattaattaattataagaaaggGCAACAAGGATTTGGAAGAGATGGTGGGATCATTTCACTAGAAAAGTTGTGCgcctccaagaaaaaaaaaagggataaagACGCCAAGCTGCCCACCTACAACAACGACAATGTCAACTAAAGGCCAACTAATCTAACAACGATCAGCTGAGCCACACGGAACACAAAACACCAATATCTCTTTTCCCACTTGTTCACAAGTTATTGGTCACTCTGATGCCTCTGTGCTTGATTTCGCACAGCGGATCCATAAGTAACAGTGTCTCAGGCACATGCACGTGTGCACGTGAAGCCTCAGAAACACAGCTGGCGAGCCACACGGTGTGGTGGGCCAGGGCATCTGATTGTCATTGTCAGATGTGGTGGGCCCTATAGCTGACGTGGCAGTCATCTGAAATCCAGCTCACAGGAATTCAATGAATGGCAGGATACCACGTGGAAGCCTGTTGATTTGCAAGAGGTTGTTGTCTTAAGCCCAATCCAAAGGCTAAAAACACTgctgctttttaaaaaaaactaaaattaataatataataataatacactgTTTTTTCTTAGAAAAACATACATTAGAAGATGGCTGAATTTTTATCTCACATGTCCTTTATCCTGTGCGCTACattttgtttgtcatttttacatggtttgaattatatgattattttattttattttattttttatatatgaacaAATCATATGTGACATGTATAATTGtagaattataatttcaatacATTTATGTCATTAATTACTCGATGTGAgctaaaatttgacttttttttttcagaaaaatataaacactttATCCAAAGTACTCATTCTAATAAATTAAGAggttattggtttttttttaatatttttaaatcttaaaaattatCATCGTCAGTGTTTgggatatttttcttttttctttttatggtaTTGTTTGTTTAGATTTATTTCTAACCCGTTGTAgaactatgtatttttttttaaaaaaataaaaattatgatttttttaaaattatgtgaatctatgattatttattaataaagatagttaattatatttcatgaataaaatattaatatattggtTTATTATTTAGAGAAGTAGTTTTGAGAGCGACCGGATATATATCAAGCTAATAACAGTTGAATgcctctcaattttttttattttaatttattttattttattttattttttttttttgagccAGCGTAATGAAGATAGAAAACATCATGCCATAATACCTAACATGGAATCTGAAAATCTTGATAAGGCTCTCTTCTCATGCGTTTAGCAATCATGTTTTCcccaaaaacaaaatgatgtTATTGAATTGCTTGCTAACAAAAGGTGTATGaactaattatttaaaaatatattattaatataaaagattAGCATCACCAGTGAAGGAAATTAATATTGAAAAGTCTTTTTTATTGTGGTCAAAGTCACAAAGAAAGATGGACTGTTTTGAATATAGATAATGtgatatcattaatttatgTAAATCAGCCTCTTAAGGGTTAATTTCCTTGCTAGGTTGATTTATAAATCAAAGACAAACCAAAGAATAACTAGACAATCATGCTGACTAATCAATTCACCTTTCTTAATTTGAACTTCATTATGTTTTTCAAGAAttgcaatgatttttttaattctattaataattcattttttttttataaaaggggataaaccacaaaattttattagaaaaggaaaaaaaacaaagagaaaacaacAACGCAAAGGAAGAAAgacaaacaagtaaaaaatgaaaatcaggAGCAAGGAAGTCccgatagaaaaaaaaaaaaagagaacacAAAATGGATAGCAAGGAGATGATATCTGAAAGTATCAACAATCCGCTTCCATTACTTCAGCAAAGGTGTCAATCTCACATGGTGTCGGTGCTACAGACGTCTGCTCCACTTTCAGGCGCGGAAGTGGAATTCAGAAAGTATAGGGAGCGCTTGATGCTGGCAGTGAGCTTGCCTGAAAATTGCTAAGGATCCTTAGCTGTAGAAATCCAAAACAGTAAAATATGAATGATTTTACGTGCAAGTACTAGAGGATGTAACATTTGTTGTTTGAAAATTTGCCTATTTCGCtctagccaaatattccaaaacaACACACAGGTGAGAAGGCTCCAAACGCGTCGTTGAGCTTTGGCAAAAGACGCTAACCAGTTAGTCCAAACACCATGGACAGAAACAGGGATTGAATCATTATGAAGATTACTACTAAAGAAAAACCAAAGGCGTTGAACATAAGCACAATGAATAAATAAGTGATCGATGGTTTCATCATCACCATGGCAAAGAACACAAGTAGGAGTAGAAACAAAATTACAACCACGGGAAAAAAAGATTCATAAGggttaatattttgttatccCAAGCCAACCAACAGAATAATGAAATTTTTGTGGGACACCCCATTTTCCAAAATTGAAGTCCTAAGGGACAACGAAGGCCACCATCAATAAGGAAATAATAGAGTGAGCGGACAGAGAAGAGCTTGCTAGGATCTAAACTCCATTCTCCATGATCGAAATCATTAAGAAGACAGGGAATGAAAGattttaggaaaagaaaatcCTCTACATTGGCTTCTCTAAATAAAGTTTTCAAGTAAGGCAGTCCAGAAGCAAATCGTTGAACTGCAATATCCGAGAAATTACAATCAGAAACAAATCAGGCCATAAAGACTTCAGAGTCTGTCCACAAAGCCAATTATCATGCCAAAACAGGGTCCGTTCACCGTTTAGAATTATGGGTTTTAGAGGAATTTGAAATGCAGGTAATATTGGAAGTAAACCAGCccagaaaaaataaattttttttttggaggttgGTGATACGTAACTAGGGATGTATCCATTATATGATAATTGAACTTAATAATAGATAGCCAACACCCTTTAAATGCAGTAGTTAATTAATTTCCACCACGTTGAAACTAGCAAGGTCAAGAATTCCCCATCCACCCATATTCCTAGGTTTACATATACGTTTCCAGGCAACTAATCGAGTACCTTTGGGTCCTAATTCTGGCCCTTTCCAAATAAAGTCTCTACGAATTTATCAATAGCCTAAATAACCCAAGCTGGAAGTCGAAAGATGGACATCCAATATGATGGAATTGAAGATAAGACAGAATTGAGCAATGTAAGCCTACCACCTAGAGACAGGTAGTTAGCTTTCCAAGAAGAAAGTTTCAATTTGACTGAAAGTATCAACTTATCCCAATCTTATTTGCGGGGTCTACGACCGGAAAGAGGAACACCCAAATAAGTTATTGGGAGAGAATCACTTTTGCAgtttaaaatagtaaaaaaaatgagattagGCTATAATCCATAGAGCGTACAGTATAGACAACTCTTCCTAAAGTTAATAGATAAGCCAGAGATACCCTCGtaaagataaagaattaatttcaataattcATTTTACCAAAATCTctcattattatatttttattattttaaaatatgggcAAATCATTTTGtctgggtgtgtgtgtgtgtgtgtgtgtgtgtgtgtgtgtgtgtgtgtgtgtgagagagagagagagagagagagagagagagaggagatggCAAATTTCttaatatctttttataaacgtaactatgttttaaaaataattattaaaatagttaaaataccAATAATTAACTCTTATATATCATGTAAGCAAGTCCTTCAATCCCTAGCAGTTTTAGGATGTCTTATCTTAGGAGAAATGAATTGTTGCTTCTATAAAGTGGCATTGAAGCCTTTTCATGATTATATACCATGGCACTCACGCAGCACAAGTCCTACACTCTTCTTATCAACTATTCATATCCTTGGTTGATTGTGCACCAGCTAATTAAGATAAGATTTAAAGCCAAAAAGCAacaaaaagtagaaaaaaagaACACTCAGTTAGAATCAAACTTtgttattcaaataaataaacaagggtaTAGTACTTATATATAGGATTCTAATTttccaaatattataaataataaagtattaATGGCAATAGTGGCATCACACACTTCcccacacacacaaaaaaaaaaaagaaaaaaagaaaaaattgtacTATTCCTTTTATAGAAGCAGAAGGCCATCACATACACAAGCCCCAAGTTGCACAGAACCAGTACAACCTAGGTATCATTCAGATGAAggttaaaaacaataaataatgaacatatataattaattaacctaACAAAGCATTGGTGGCACCAAATATTTATTGAGTGTATGACTCAAAGACTCATCCTATCCAACTGGCTCACTTGCAGACAGATCACTTCTTATCTATCATGGAACAtgccttgttttgtttttcattctcaATTAATTAACATGATTAGATAACAAAACCTTTTCCATATTatgatatgtgtgtgtgtgtgtgtgtgtgtgtgtgtgtgtgtattggTGTTTGATGTTATGGGTTAAGAGGAAGAGGAGAGGGAGACAGGGAGGACAAGAGAGGCCAAGTGGGGGGTGGTGAGGGAGGCCAAGAGGGTCATGCAGCTGTCATTCGATATCCAAACCATCTCTACAGCAAGGACTCCCCTTATGCCTGTCGGATCTCCTTCACAGCCTTGCTAGATTCCCTTccatcttctctcttcttcctttcttattctttttcatcATCTCCTCACCCTTAatttccttctcctcctcctcctcctcctcctcctccatatGGATGGACTACTACTTGAGCTCTCCATAGATGAAGAGATCAACCATActaggaagagaagaagaaagcctTCTTTATAGTTTACCACCTTTTTACCCCTTATCCCCCAcccctctctccctctcttgctttctttctatttgtgaTCTCTTGCTTGACTTTTTCTATATTAGTTGTGTACTGTGTTTCTGTTTCCCTCTAGCTTGACTAGTTGTTGATGAGGTGAAGGGAAGTGTTGAGTTAATTagcaatatatattatatatagataaatattgaGGTTGAGGAAGATGACTACATCTTCTAGTCCTCAGTATAGATCAAGGTTTGGAGACACAACGATGACAAAGGTCTTTGTTGGAGGGTTGGCATGGGAAACTCCGACGGAGGAGCTCCGGCGATACTTTGAACAGTTTGGTGATATTCTTGAGGCTGTGATCATCACTGACAAGAACACCGGTCGATCCAAGGGCTATGGATTTGTGAGCATCTaactttcttgttcttcttggtcttctttcattttttatttaacgtTTTTGTGTCCTCTTGTGCttgtgttcttcttcttcttcttctttgtttcattttctaTGTTAAGTTTCTAATCAGTTTGACTGATTCCCATTTATCTTGTGCCTTTTCAAGATTTCTTAAGACCATTAACAGTGCGCACACTTTGTTTGAAAACCATGCATTTATTCCAATACAGTTGTTATATATCCTAACAATAGACATTGAGTACATATATGCAATTACCACAGTGTcattttaaggtttttattatTGTTCTCATATTTCTCTCTCTGCATTGCTTTCTATTATGATTTGAATTACTTAGAATGTTTCGATTaatgaaagaagaagataagacatatatatacatacattaatGATGGGCAGGTGACATTTCGAGACCCAGAATCCGCTCGAAGATCAGTGATCGAACCGAACCCGATAATTGATGGAAGACGTGCCAATTGCAACATTGCTTCTTTAGGCCGACCACGTCCTTCTCCTCCGCGAGGTTAgctagtatatatatttgtcaaacataatataaacacacacatatatatataatgtaacttttaatatatagccatacatacatatatatatatatatatatatggtgtctAAATGGGCATATATTAATGATCTCAAGAGAGGCCTCCATTGGTCAGAACTCTGATGAGGTTGAGACAATGGAGGGACCCAATAGTGGTTGTCCACCTACGTGATGTAGGGGGTCAGCCTAGTGGATCAAGATATTATAGGTCACTAGTTCATGTGGGCATGTGATCTATGGTGCCAGTTAGACAAGCTAGCATGGTCCCTCATTGAACCTTTTAGCTCTGGTTTCAGTTTGTTAACTCTTTTGTACTTGTGGCTTTTGGCTCTACTCTTATTCATatacttaaataataaaaaataacttattagtgcccattataaattttttttgctatttatatttttctaaaatgtattcaatgattttttttttgggtattaaTTTGGGTGAAGCTATTTTgttctcatgcaaatattattgtatatataggGAGAAGTCAAATTGGGAATGTATACCAAGGGCCAACAATGTACACAAGAGTGCCAACACAAATACCACCTCCTCTTCCACCACAAATGATCTACCCTCCATATGGGTGAGTTATATATCTTAGCTGCACCATCCTCTTATCTTCTTTATGGTGTTAATGCATGGACCCACATCCAAATTTATAGGCAACTAAGAGAGACACATTAAATATATGGATGGGAGATTCAACCCATTTGGGTCCCCCTCCTCATCATCAAATGCATGTCATCATACCAATTCATTCAGTAGTTGTATAGTCTTTTACAAAATTCAATGCTTTAATTTactgatttcatttcatctatGCTTTTGTCTTTCAACTCTTGCAGCTACATGACCTACACACCTGACTATGCTTACCAACAAGTcagttcttgttttttcttttttctttttccttttctttgtatatatacCTCCTTTCATTTAtcctattatttaattttgtaaaaaataaaagaaatgtgtTGATCTACAGGCGATGTATAATCCTCAAATGGCGCCGCGGTATTACCATCAAATGTATGGATcagcaccatcatcatcatcgtctgTTGGGTCACCTGGACCATACCAATACCCGCATTTAGGGTATACAATGCCGGGTCCAAGTTCAAGGGGTAGTTTTCCATTAGGCCCTCAGGCCTACGGCCCGCCCTACGTTCAGTATCCGACTACCCCTGTGGATGGATCTTTCGGTCCATCGTCTTCTCAACCATACACATTTCAACTCCAAGCACCACCACATGCAAGACAACCTCTTAACACAACAGGTACATTTATTTACTCAAGATtcataaaatgataataataattattattattatttattattattgtataacatccatttatgaaatatataatttccTTGTTGATGaacgtttgattttttttttttttaattttattattatcatgaaAGTTTCAGATTCATCAAACATTCAACAGTCTTCAACATCTGGAGCAAACTCTGGGAGCACTGATGCATAATTGGATTCAATTGGAGTATTTTTGCTGAAGCTCTTGATTCTTCAAGTTGATCAAAAGTTGATATTTGATCATCAACAATGGAGCTAAAAATTCTGAATTTCAGTTGTATAAAACTTGGCTGACAAAACTGTTTCAAAATTCATGTGAGGGACATGAATTccctcttgatttttttatttcaattcttTCAATATCACCTCCTAAAGCATTTGTTATTGCACTTTTTTTCCCCTTCAGTTTAATTGATCAGAGTATATTACATGAAGATGAAGAGTTTCTTTTGATCTCTTTCATGACTCTTTTCACTCAATTTCACTTCTCAATTGATCATTAATTAAGGAGCTAATTGATTTATTAGCTATATGCTTGAGGATTAATTAGGACTCTAACCAAGCTTTCCATTTCTAATAACTGAAAATGATCCACTTGGTTTCACAATCTCTGCTCGCTAAGTAATGATTAGCTGATTCTTTAATGATTCACAACTATATttcacacaaacacacacatatatcagTATGAATGCAAGCCTTGTTAATAAcaaagaagaatatatatatatatatatatatgcatatatatagtcATGTGGAAATGAACGAGTTGGACAGAGAGAGCACTTCAAAGACACTACAATGGTGAAAGTTAATAATACATGATCAGAAGGAAGAAACAAGGACCTTAATTAATACATGCCTTAATTAATCATCAAGTCATTAACCAACTTGTTAATGCTCTCATATGAAGATCCACCATATTTAACAGTATCCTCACTCTTCTCTTTCCACTCCTTGACCTTCAACCTCATCTCCTTCCCCTTCTCTCCTTCCATCATCTCTCTCACAAGTTCTTCAACCTC is a window of Dioscorea cayenensis subsp. rotundata cultivar TDr96_F1 chromosome 5, TDr96_F1_v2_PseudoChromosome.rev07_lg8_w22 25.fasta, whole genome shotgun sequence DNA encoding:
- the LOC120260355 gene encoding RNA-binding protein 38-like isoform X1, whose product is MTTSSSPQYRSRFGDTTMTKVFVGGLAWETPTEELRRYFEQFGDILEAVIITDKNTGRSKGYGFVTFRDPESARRSVIEPNPIIDGRRANCNIASLGRPRPSPPRGRSQIGNVYQGPTMYTRVPTQIPPPLPPQMIYPPYGYMTYTPDYAYQQAMYNPQMAPRYYHQMYGSAPSSSSSVGSPGPYQYPHLGYTMPGPSSRGSFPLGPQAYGPPYVQYPTTPVDGSFGPSSSQPYTFQLQAPPHARQPLNTTVSDSSNIQQSSTSGANSGSTDA
- the LOC120260355 gene encoding RNA-binding protein 38-like isoform X2, producing the protein MTTSSSPQYRSRFGDTTMTKVFVGGLAWETPTEELRRYFEQFGDILEAVIITDKNTGRSKGYGFVTFRDPESARRSVIEPNPIIDGRRANCNIASLGRPRPSPPRGRSQIGNVYQGPTMYTRVPTQIPPPLPPQMIYPPYGYMTYTPDYAYQQAMYNPQMAPRYYHQMYGSAPSSSSSVGSPGPYQYPHLGYTMPGPSSRGSFPLGPQAYGPPYVQYPTTPVDGSFGPSSSQPYTFQLQAPPHARQPLNTTDSSNIQQSSTSGANSGSTDA